The Streptomyces achromogenes genome window below encodes:
- a CDS encoding endonuclease/exonuclease/phosphatase family protein has product MAQQAYMTETDGNGDSGHEPRGVRLRRLIGRLLGRLTTGWRGDPHIWRRGLVVAGVALALSLVMLLHSRIPNRFGNLGSLTETFLPWIGVFLPVLLVLAVVRRSATALIAVVLPVVVWTNLFGGLLVDRTGAGGDLTVATHNVNADNPDPAGTARDVAASEADVLALEELTASAVPVYEKALAATYPYHSVQGTVGLWSKYPLSGVRAVDIELGWTRAMRAAVATPQGEVAVYVAHLPSVRVKLQAGFTARQRDKSADALGEAIADERLTRVVLLGDLNGTMNDRSLNAVTSQMRSTQGAAGSGFGFSWPASFPMARIDQIMVKGVQPVTSWTLPRTGSDHLPVAARVKVTTP; this is encoded by the coding sequence ATGGCGCAGCAGGCGTACATGACGGAGACGGACGGCAACGGAGACTCGGGACACGAGCCTCGGGGAGTCCGGCTCCGGCGCCTGATCGGACGTCTCCTCGGCCGGCTGACCACGGGCTGGCGGGGGGACCCGCACATCTGGCGGCGCGGTCTGGTCGTCGCGGGTGTGGCCCTGGCGCTCTCCCTGGTGATGCTGCTGCACTCGCGCATCCCCAACCGGTTCGGCAACCTCGGCAGCCTCACGGAGACGTTCCTGCCGTGGATCGGCGTGTTCCTGCCGGTGCTGCTGGTGCTCGCGGTGGTGCGCAGGTCGGCGACCGCGCTGATCGCCGTCGTCCTGCCGGTCGTGGTGTGGACGAACCTCTTCGGCGGGCTGCTCGTCGACCGCACCGGCGCCGGCGGTGACCTCACCGTGGCCACCCACAACGTCAACGCCGACAACCCCGACCCGGCGGGCACCGCCCGGGACGTCGCCGCCTCCGAGGCGGACGTGCTGGCCCTGGAGGAGCTGACCGCCTCGGCCGTCCCGGTGTACGAGAAGGCGCTGGCGGCGACGTACCCGTACCACTCGGTGCAGGGCACGGTCGGGCTGTGGAGCAAGTACCCGCTGAGCGGTGTGCGGGCCGTCGACATCGAGTTGGGCTGGACGCGCGCCATGCGGGCGGCCGTCGCCACGCCGCAGGGTGAGGTGGCCGTCTACGTGGCCCATCTGCCGTCGGTGCGGGTCAAGCTGCAGGCCGGGTTCACCGCCCGGCAGCGCGACAAGAGCGCGGACGCGCTGGGCGAGGCGATCGCCGACGAACGGCTGACCCGGGTGGTCCTGCTCGGCGACCTCAACGGCACCATGAACGACCGCTCGTTGAACGCCGTGACCTCCCAGATGCGCTCCACGCAGGGCGCGGCGGGCAGCGGGTTCGGGTTCAGCTGGCCCGCGTCGTTCCCGATGGCGCGGATCGACCAGATCATGGTGAAGGGCGTGCAGCCGGTCACCTCGTGGACGCTGCCGCGGACGGGCAGCGACCATCTGCCGGTGGCGGCTCGTGTGAAGGTCACCACACCGTAA
- a CDS encoding DJ-1/PfpI family protein — protein sequence MQVAVITFDGFNELDSFIASALINRCRKDGLEAFITTPAPAVTSMNGVEVGGQRPMEFVAEADVVLIGSGVRTRDVVADERLISRLRLEPSRQLIGAQCSGALVLARLGLLGSMPACTDVKSRPFVEACGVTVLDEPFHAEGNIATAGGCLASQYLATWVITRVLGEDAARDVLDHVAPVGENRETAQRALRAVGAGRAALR from the coding sequence ATGCAGGTAGCCGTGATCACCTTCGACGGATTCAACGAGCTGGACAGCTTCATCGCCTCCGCGCTGATCAACCGGTGCCGCAAGGACGGCTTGGAGGCGTTCATCACGACGCCGGCGCCGGCGGTCACGTCGATGAACGGCGTCGAGGTGGGCGGGCAGCGCCCGATGGAGTTCGTGGCCGAAGCCGACGTCGTGTTGATCGGCAGCGGGGTGCGCACACGCGATGTCGTCGCCGACGAACGGCTGATCTCCAGGCTGCGACTCGAACCCTCGCGGCAGCTCATCGGCGCGCAGTGCTCCGGGGCGCTGGTGCTCGCCCGGCTCGGCCTGCTGGGCTCCATGCCGGCCTGCACGGACGTCAAGAGCCGGCCCTTCGTCGAGGCCTGCGGCGTCACCGTGCTGGACGAGCCGTTCCACGCCGAGGGGAACATCGCCACGGCGGGCGGCTGTCTGGCGTCGCAGTACCTCGCCACCTGGGTGATCACCCGGGTGCTCGGGGAGGACGCCGCGCGCGACGTCCTCGACCACGTGGCTCCCGTCGGCGAGAACCGGGAGACCGCGCAGCGCGCCCTGCGGGCCGTCGGCGCGGGCCGGGCCGCCCTGCGCTGA
- a CDS encoding MFS transporter has translation MPLALLALAVGAFGIGTTEFVMMGLLPDVAGDLHISIPAAGHLVSAYALGVVIGAPLLAAATARMSRRTVLISLMVLFVAGNALSALAPDNGWLLAARFLSGLPHGAFFGVGAVVATTLVAPERKARSVSLMFLGLTVANIAGVPAATLVGQHLGWRAAFLGVSVIGLAAIAALALLIPHDHTQAPAVGLRRELSALRSLPVWLALGTTVAGFGALFAAYSYITPMLTDSAGYAGSSVTLLLALFGVGATVGNLLGGRLADHAMRPTLFAGLTSLALVLALFPLLMTTAWGGALAVVLLGVAAFVTGSPLNLMVMERATAGPSLASSANQAAFNMANAGGAWIGGLTLAAGYGVTSPAIAGAALAVLGLGVAGVAYVVDARRAPRRPVRDRVVATHVPRPAKATARH, from the coding sequence ATGCCTCTGGCCCTGCTCGCCCTGGCCGTGGGTGCCTTCGGCATCGGCACCACCGAGTTCGTGATGATGGGCCTGCTGCCCGACGTCGCGGGCGACCTGCACATCTCCATCCCGGCGGCCGGACACCTGGTCTCCGCGTACGCGCTCGGCGTCGTCATCGGCGCGCCGCTGCTCGCCGCGGCGACCGCGCGGATGTCCCGCCGCACGGTCCTGATCTCCCTGATGGTGCTGTTCGTCGCGGGCAACGCGCTCTCCGCTCTGGCCCCGGACAACGGCTGGCTGCTGGCCGCCCGCTTCCTCAGCGGTCTGCCGCACGGCGCCTTCTTCGGTGTCGGCGCGGTGGTGGCCACCACGCTGGTCGCGCCCGAGCGCAAGGCCCGTTCGGTGTCGCTGATGTTCCTCGGTCTGACCGTCGCCAACATCGCGGGCGTCCCCGCCGCCACCCTCGTGGGCCAGCACCTCGGCTGGCGGGCGGCCTTCCTCGGCGTCAGCGTGATCGGCCTGGCGGCGATCGCCGCCCTGGCCCTGCTGATCCCGCACGACCACACCCAGGCCCCCGCCGTCGGCCTGCGCCGCGAGCTGTCCGCCCTGCGCTCACTTCCGGTGTGGCTGGCGCTCGGCACGACGGTCGCCGGTTTCGGCGCCCTGTTCGCCGCCTACAGCTACATCACGCCCATGCTGACGGACTCCGCCGGGTACGCCGGCTCCAGCGTGACGCTGCTGCTGGCGCTGTTCGGCGTCGGCGCCACCGTCGGCAACCTGCTCGGCGGCCGGCTCGCCGACCACGCGATGCGCCCCACGCTGTTCGCCGGACTCACCTCGCTGGCGCTGGTCCTGGCCCTGTTCCCGCTGCTGATGACGACGGCCTGGGGCGGCGCGCTGGCCGTGGTCCTGCTGGGCGTCGCCGCGTTCGTGACGGGCTCCCCGCTCAACCTGATGGTGATGGAGCGCGCGACCGCGGGACCCTCGCTGGCCTCCTCCGCCAACCAGGCCGCGTTCAACATGGCCAACGCCGGCGGTGCCTGGATCGGCGGCCTGACCCTCGCGGCCGGCTACGGCGTCACCTCCCCGGCGATCGCGGGAGCGGCACTGGCGGTGCTGGGCCTGGGGGTGGCCGGCGTCGCGTACGTCGTCGACGCCCGCCGCGCCCCGCGACGCCCCGTCCGCGACCGCGTCGTCGCGACCCACGTACCGCGCCCGGCGAAGGCGACGGCCCGGCACTGA
- a CDS encoding TetR/AcrR family transcriptional regulator → MSPADSAAVEQPVRGRPRNEALERAIIEVTMKLLEDGVSLAEMSIERIARTAGVGKATIYRRWSGKEALFVDVLRAAEPDDPELPGTSMRDDLVVLLEALRRRGLASRSSAILHNVHAQMKSSPQIWTAYHNTVIAPRRRLGVEVLRRGQENGELRADLDLELINDIFVGPMLVRAVLRPDADLPEDLPERIVDSLLAGLRPVSPPDAHP, encoded by the coding sequence GTGAGCCCCGCCGACAGCGCAGCCGTCGAGCAGCCCGTCCGGGGGCGGCCCCGGAACGAGGCCCTGGAACGGGCCATCATCGAGGTCACGATGAAGCTGCTGGAGGACGGCGTCTCGCTCGCCGAGATGTCCATCGAGCGCATCGCCCGCACCGCCGGCGTCGGCAAGGCCACCATCTACCGGCGCTGGAGCGGCAAGGAGGCGCTGTTCGTGGACGTGCTGCGGGCCGCCGAGCCCGACGACCCCGAACTCCCCGGCACGTCCATGCGCGACGACCTGGTCGTGCTGCTGGAGGCGCTGCGCCGGCGCGGACTCGCCAGCCGCTCCTCGGCGATCCTGCACAACGTCCACGCCCAGATGAAGAGCAGCCCGCAGATCTGGACGGCGTACCACAACACGGTGATAGCGCCCCGGCGCAGGCTGGGCGTCGAAGTCCTGCGCCGGGGACAGGAGAACGGCGAACTCCGCGCCGACCTCGACCTCGAACTGATCAACGACATCTTCGTCGGCCCCATGCTCGTGCGTGCCGTCCTGCGCCCTGACGCCGACCTGCCCGAAGACCTCCCGGAGCGCATCGTCGACTCGCTGCTCGCCGGACTACGCCCCGTCAGCCCGCCGGACGCGCACCCCTGA